In one Thioclava sp. ES.031 genomic region, the following are encoded:
- a CDS encoding co-chaperone YbbN — protein sequence MLELGGGAKAAGKSEYVKDVTEANFMAEVIEKSQTVPVIVDFWAPWCGPCKQLGPALEAEVEAAKGAVVMAKVNVDENQMIAGQMRVQSIPTVYAFWQGQPIDGFQGALPPSEIKSFVAKLIEASGGEAGNGLGDAVEAAEAMLAEGAAEDAAETFAAILEEDGELAEAHGGLIRARIALDQLDAAGAALAAVPPKLSDSAPVEAARAQLDLAKQAQSAGPLDDLKAKVEANPDDHQARFDYAQALYAAGNVEEAVDQLLELFRRDRAWDNEAAKTQLFTIFDALKPNDPIVAKGRRRLSSMIFA from the coding sequence ATGCTGGAACTGGGTGGCGGCGCCAAGGCCGCAGGCAAGAGCGAATACGTCAAGGACGTGACCGAAGCCAACTTCATGGCCGAGGTGATCGAGAAATCGCAGACCGTGCCGGTCATCGTCGATTTCTGGGCGCCGTGGTGCGGCCCGTGCAAGCAGCTCGGCCCGGCGCTGGAAGCCGAGGTCGAAGCCGCGAAAGGCGCGGTCGTGATGGCCAAGGTCAATGTCGACGAAAACCAGATGATCGCAGGCCAGATGCGCGTGCAGTCGATCCCGACCGTCTACGCCTTCTGGCAGGGCCAGCCGATCGACGGTTTTCAGGGCGCGCTGCCGCCCTCCGAGATCAAGAGCTTCGTGGCCAAGCTGATCGAAGCGTCCGGCGGTGAGGCCGGCAACGGTCTGGGCGATGCGGTCGAGGCGGCGGAAGCGATGCTGGCCGAGGGCGCGGCGGAAGACGCAGCGGAGACCTTCGCGGCGATCCTCGAAGAAGATGGCGAGCTGGCGGAGGCCCATGGCGGCCTGATCCGCGCGCGCATCGCGCTGGACCAGCTGGACGCGGCAGGCGCGGCTTTGGCAGCCGTGCCCCCGAAACTGTCCGACAGCGCCCCGGTGGAGGCGGCGCGCGCGCAGCTCGATCTGGCGAAACAGGCGCAATCGGCCGGTCCGCTCGACGATCTCAAAGCCAAGGTCGAGGCCAATCCCGACGATCATCAGGCGCGCTTCGACTATGCGCAGGCGCTTTACGCAGCGGGCAATGTCGAGGAGGCCGTGGACCAGCTTCTCGAGCTGTTCCGCCGTGATCGCGCATGGGACAACGAGGCCGCGAAGACGCAGCTTTTCACCATTTTCGACGCGCTCAAGCCGAACGATCCGATCGTGGCAAAAGGCCGCCGCCGTCTGTCGTCGATGATATTTGCCTGA
- a CDS encoding exodeoxyribonuclease III yields the protein MSFTLATWNINSVRLREGLVRKLMEEEAPDVLCLQECKSPVEKIPLEGFKALGYTHMVARGQKGYNGVAIFSKIPMEENSAHDFADLGHARHVAGTLENGVTIHNFYVPAGGDVPDREVNEKFGQKLDYLTQMRDYFKAEAPQKSILVGDLNIAPREDDVWSHKQLLKIVSHTPIEVEHLHDTMEAGKWVDITRQDIPEGLLYSWWSYRARDWDAADKGRRLDHIWATPDISNAAHGSRVLRAARGWEKPSDHAPVFATFDL from the coding sequence ATGAGCTTCACGCTGGCGACCTGGAACATCAACTCGGTGCGGCTGCGCGAGGGGCTGGTGCGCAAGCTGATGGAGGAAGAGGCGCCCGACGTGCTCTGCCTGCAGGAGTGCAAGAGCCCGGTCGAGAAGATCCCGCTCGAGGGGTTCAAGGCACTGGGCTACACTCACATGGTTGCGCGCGGTCAGAAGGGCTATAACGGCGTCGCGATCTTCTCGAAAATCCCGATGGAAGAGAACAGCGCCCATGATTTCGCCGATCTCGGTCATGCACGCCATGTCGCGGGGACGCTCGAGAACGGGGTGACCATCCATAATTTCTACGTGCCCGCAGGCGGCGACGTGCCGGACCGCGAGGTGAATGAGAAGTTCGGGCAGAAGCTCGATTACCTCACCCAGATGCGCGATTACTTCAAAGCCGAAGCGCCGCAGAAATCGATCCTCGTGGGCGACCTGAATATCGCGCCGCGCGAGGATGACGTCTGGAGCCACAAGCAGCTTCTGAAGATCGTCAGCCACACGCCGATCGAGGTCGAACATCTGCACGACACGATGGAAGCGGGCAAATGGGTGGACATCACCCGGCAGGACATCCCCGAGGGGCTTTTGTATTCGTGGTGGTCCTATCGGGCGCGCGACTGGGATGCCGCCGACAAGGGCCGCAGGCTCGATCATATCTGGGCGACGCCGGATATCTCGAACGCGGCCCATGGCAGCCGTGTGCTGCGGGCGGCGCGCGGTTGGGAGAAGCCTTCCGATCACGCGCCGGTATTCGCAACCTTCGATCTGTAA